AATGATTACGGCAGCTTCCAAACTAATCAATTCGCCACTATTACGGTCGAATAACATATACGCGTTCTCGTGCACATTGTCTGGATGGCTTATACTCATGGCCACTTGATTTTCATCGTTCTCGGAAACGAAGACTTCTCTAACTGTCAAAGCTTTTAAAGCAGGCTCCAGCTTCTCTAATGCAGAGACAATCTCTAGCGCACGAGCAGGCAGCTTGATTTCTTCTTCGGATGAGGCTTCTGTGTTCTTCAAGATCATTACCTGATTTGCAGCAAAAGCCTGCGCATTTGTTCCCAACAACATCGTTGTCACCGTAAAAGCAGTTGCCGCACCTTTCCAGTTTTTTGTCATGTACGTTTCTCCTAATCCATTATGATGATAGCTTCATCAATTCAATATTAACTTTTTTTCCACTATTTAGCATCATTTTTCAGTACCATAAAACAAAAACAGCACCCTCTCCATACAGAAGAAAGTGCTGCTTGTCTATGCGCCCTACAGGCTGTTCAATACTTCCTGAATCAACTTGTTTACCATTCCCGGGTTTGCCTTACCTTTGGTTTGCTTCATGACCTGGCCTACAAAGAAAGCTGCTGCTTTTTCGTTTCCAGACTTGAAGTCTGCCACGGCTTGCGGGTTGGAATTGACCGCATCGACGACGACTTGACGCAGAGCGCCCTCATCGCTGATTTGGACGAGTCCTTTTTCTTCGACGATCTGCTTCGGCTCTTTGCCGGTCTCGACCATCTCTTTGAAGACGGTTTTGGCGATTTTGGACGAAATGGTTCCGTCCTCGATCAGCTTGATCATCTCACCCAAGCCTTTTGGTGTCATTTTCACATCAGCAAACACCAGGTTGTTGGCGTTGAGGTGTGCCAACAGGTCAACCATCAGCCAGTTCGCTACTGACTTCGGCTCTGCTCCTGTTTTCACAGTCTCATCAAAGAAATCAGCCGTCTCCTTGGAGATCGTAATGACTCCGGCATCATCCTTAGACAAGCCAAACTCGTTCACATAGCGAGCCTGACGAGCATCTGGCAGCTCTGGAATGGTTGCGCGAACCGCTTCAATCCACTCCTCGGAAATCTGCATGCGAACCAGATCCGGGTCTGGGAAGTAACGATAGTCGTGCGCTTCCTCTTTGGAACGCATCGTCAACGTCTTCTTGTTCGCTTCATCCCAACGGCGCGTTTCCTGAACAACCTTGCCACCGGAAGAAACTACCTCCGTCTGACGCAGTACCTCGTACTCCAAGCCCATTTGTACGTTGCGGAAGGAGTTCATGTTTTTCAGCTCAGCCTTGGTTCCGAATTCTTCTTGACCATACGGGCG
This genomic stretch from Brevibacillus sp. DP1.3A harbors:
- the gatB gene encoding Asp-tRNA(Asn)/Glu-tRNA(Gln) amidotransferase subunit GatB; translation: MSKYETVIGLEVHAELSTNSKIFCGCPTEFGAPPNTHTCPICLGHPGVLPVTNKQAVEFAMKAALALNCEISRETKFDRKNYFYPDSPKAYQISQFDQPIGYNGWIDIEVNGETKRIGITRLHLEEDAGKLTHSDFGGESLVDFNRVGVPLVEIVSEPDIRTPEEARAYLEKLKAIIQYTEVSDVRMEQGSLRCDANVSIRPYGQEEFGTKAELKNMNSFRNVQMGLEYEVLRQTEVVSSGGKVVQETRRWDEANKKTLTMRSKEEAHDYRYFPDPDLVRMQISEEWIEAVRATIPELPDARQARYVNEFGLSKDDAGVITISKETADFFDETVKTGAEPKSVANWLMVDLLAHLNANNLVFADVKMTPKGLGEMIKLIEDGTISSKIAKTVFKEMVETGKEPKQIVEEKGLVQISDEGALRQVVVDAVNSNPQAVADFKSGNEKAAAFFVGQVMKQTKGKANPGMVNKLIQEVLNSL